A DNA window from Brassica napus cultivar Da-Ae chromosome C1, Da-Ae, whole genome shotgun sequence contains the following coding sequences:
- the LOC106448129 gene encoding uncharacterized protein LOC106448129 has protein sequence MRPPGSAPLPEANKAEQEKKDPKESNHVYNERRSHGKGRGGYKGRGGRDNYPYGRGHGNHNNRGCGSSYGRGRGTFGRGRGGISKPSYSTKSVCHRCGMSNHWAKNCRTPKLLCELYQESLMNKNRKAHMVHDNGYDADDDFDHEKDDLMDHETSDCLKD, from the coding sequence atgagacctccCGGATCAGCACCATTACCAGAAGCCAACAAGGCtgaacaagaaaagaaagatcccaaagaaAGCAACCACGTCTATAATGAAAGAAGATCACACGGAAAAGGACGTGGTGGGTACAAGGGACGTGGTGGTCGTGACAACTACCCGTACGGCCGTGGGCATGGAAACCACAATAATCGTGGTTGTGGTTCCAGCTATGGCCGTGGAAGAGGCACTTTTGGCCGCGGTCGAGGCGGCATATCCAAGCCTTCTTACTCTACCAAATCCGTTTGTCACAGGTGCGGGATGAGtaaccattgggccaagaattgtAGAACCCCTAAGCTTTTATGTgaactctatcaagagagtcttATGAACAAGAACCGGAAAGCCCATATGGTTCATGATAACGGGTATGATGCCGATGATGATTTCGACCATGAAAAGGATGACCTTATGGATCATGAGACTTCAGATTGTCTCAAAGACTAA